Proteins from a single region of Lysinibacillus sp. JNUCC-52:
- a CDS encoding MBL fold metallo-hydrolase: MDKDLNYGEDYKFIPATSVRSGVGIEVIPDLYQYTIQIVNIVLYGNINTKDFVLIDAGMPKSAEEIISVIEERFGPNSRPKAIILTHGHFDHVGGIIELIKRWNVPVYAHALEIPYLTGKQNYPEPDPSVSDGLVAKMSPFFPKEAINIGDNIKTVPEDGHIPYMPGFRWIHTPGHTPGHISLFREKDRVLITGDAFVTVKQESLYKVLTQTKEISGPPQYLTTDWQAARKSVEKLEALKPLIAITGHGLAMKGEELQNNLQKLVEKFDEIALPKHGKYLN; this comes from the coding sequence ATGGACAAAGATTTGAATTATGGTGAAGATTATAAGTTCATACCTGCTACTTCAGTTAGAAGTGGTGTTGGTATTGAAGTAATACCTGATTTATATCAATATACAATTCAAATTGTAAATATTGTGCTTTATGGTAATATAAATACAAAAGATTTCGTGCTTATTGATGCAGGCATGCCAAAAAGCGCAGAAGAGATAATTTCAGTAATAGAGGAACGGTTTGGGCCTAATTCTCGTCCTAAAGCAATAATTTTGACGCATGGCCATTTTGATCATGTTGGAGGAATTATAGAATTAATAAAACGGTGGAATGTCCCTGTCTATGCCCATGCTTTAGAAATTCCTTACTTAACAGGAAAACAAAACTATCCAGAACCAGATCCTTCTGTTAGTGATGGATTAGTAGCTAAAATGTCACCTTTTTTTCCTAAGGAAGCGATTAACATAGGAGACAATATTAAAACAGTTCCAGAGGATGGTCATATTCCTTATATGCCTGGTTTTCGCTGGATACACACACCAGGACATACACCAGGACATATTTCTTTATTTCGTGAAAAGGATCGAGTGCTCATTACTGGTGATGCATTTGTTACAGTTAAACAAGAATCCCTTTATAAAGTTTTAACACAAACAAAAGAAATTAGTGGTCCGCCTCAATATTTAACAACGGATTGGCAGGCAGCGCGAAAATCTGTTGAGAAGTTAGAAGCATTAAAACCTCTCATTGCTATTACTGGTCATGGATTAGCAATGAAAGGTGAAGAACTTCAGAACAACCTTCAGAAACTTGTAGAAAAATTTGATGAAATCGCTCTACCTAAGCACGGGAAATATTTAAATTAA
- a CDS encoding DUF3231 family protein, translating into MGILGGNPKDEPLHYGEVFGVWSNLIANYGMISGYQTFYNHAGDEDLKKIIEDLIETGREEVKQLEKILKTNGIALPPASPERPVARMEDIPPGAKFNDPEISAALSADVAAGLVACSQAMGMSIREDIAMMYGQFHTAKAQLGAKLLRLNKNKGWLVPPPLHVNYPEK; encoded by the coding sequence TTGGGCATTTTAGGTGGAAATCCAAAAGACGAGCCATTGCATTACGGTGAGGTTTTCGGGGTATGGTCAAATTTAATTGCAAATTATGGTATGATTTCTGGTTACCAAACGTTTTATAATCACGCAGGTGATGAAGATTTAAAAAAAATTATCGAAGATTTAATTGAAACAGGAAGAGAAGAAGTAAAACAATTAGAAAAAATTCTTAAAACGAATGGTATTGCTTTACCTCCTGCTTCACCTGAAAGACCTGTAGCAAGAATGGAAGATATCCCTCCAGGTGCGAAATTTAATGATCCTGAAATAAGCGCAGCTCTATCTGCTGACGTTGCAGCTGGATTAGTTGCATGCAGTCAAGCAATGGGGATGTCAATTCGAGAAGACATTGCCATGATGTATGGTCAATTCCATACAGCCAAGGCACAACTTGGTGCTAAGCTTTTACGATTGAATAAAAATAAGGGCTGGCTTGTACCTCCACCATTACATGTGAACTATCCTGAAAAATAA
- a CDS encoding manganese catalase family protein produces the protein MYYYKEELLNIIKPDKPDPQAARVMQEILGGHYGEMRTMMQYFFQSSNFRGKETQYRDLLRGVFLEEIAHVELVQNTINQLLNDSGESSAPGNNGMDEAPLDEAVRHANPHHYIVGAQSSLPVDAAGNPWNGSWVYAHGNLIADLLDNLVLESTGVLQKTRIYEMSSNQTFRETLAFLIVRDNAHQNAFAKALETLGVDWGKLFPVPNYDINKYPECRKFVEMGYHNAQFNFRLDPTRIGEIFQGQTPSRNGGELKVTPPPEGFPVPLMPDMPNEHSPGLKDMNN, from the coding sequence ATGTATTACTATAAAGAAGAATTACTAAACATCATAAAGCCTGACAAACCAGATCCTCAGGCAGCACGTGTAATGCAGGAAATACTAGGTGGGCATTATGGTGAAATGAGAACGATGATGCAATACTTCTTTCAAAGTTCCAATTTTCGCGGCAAAGAAACACAATATCGTGATTTGCTTCGTGGGGTTTTTTTAGAAGAAATTGCTCACGTAGAACTAGTACAAAATACGATTAACCAACTACTAAATGATTCTGGAGAATCTTCTGCACCAGGGAATAATGGTATGGACGAAGCGCCTTTAGATGAGGCCGTTAGACATGCAAATCCACACCATTACATTGTGGGCGCACAATCTTCTTTACCTGTGGATGCTGCAGGTAATCCATGGAATGGTTCGTGGGTGTATGCACATGGAAACTTAATAGCGGATTTATTAGATAATTTAGTACTTGAGTCAACTGGGGTTCTTCAAAAAACACGGATATATGAAATGAGTTCTAATCAGACCTTCAGAGAAACACTTGCTTTTCTAATCGTTCGAGACAATGCACATCAAAATGCATTTGCTAAAGCTTTAGAAACGTTAGGTGTAGATTGGGGAAAACTATTCCCAGTACCGAACTACGATATTAACAAATATCCTGAGTGTCGGAAGTTTGTTGAAATGGGCTATCACAATGCTCAGTTTAACTTTAGATTAGACCCAACACGTATCGGTGAAATTTTCCAAGGACAAACTCCTAGTAGAAATGGTGGAGAACTAAAAGTGACCCCTCCTCCTGAAGGTTTCCCAGTACCACTTATGCCAGACATGCCAAATGAACACAGTCCAGGTCTTAAGGATATGAATAACTAA
- a CDS encoding gamma-type small acid-soluble spore protein, with protein sequence MANNYDNKTDVNHVKQQNQQAEANKQQASGSANSMSQEFGMESDVNQIKQQIQQAEANKKYASGRFANENNSK encoded by the coding sequence ATGGCAAACAACTATGATAATAAAACTGATGTGAATCATGTTAAACAACAAAACCAACAAGCGGAAGCGAACAAACAACAAGCTTCTGGTTCAGCAAACTCAATGAGTCAAGAATTCGGGATGGAATCTGATGTAAATCAAATTAAACAACAAATCCAACAAGCAGAAGCAAACAAAAAATATGCATCTGGACGATTTGCAAATGAAAACAACTCAAAATAA
- a CDS encoding GNAT family N-acetyltransferase: MEKIKQVELKHFSSKYTKELNDFVLTEEQKEFSSLPSKFEEINEGQYRVVILSDNTPVGFFLLNANERVKKYSSNVNALLLTALSINHSEQGKGYAKQGMTLLVEFVKAEFPNCDEIVLVVDEDNVPAQKLYLKVGFEDTNKRLTGRIGEEIIMSQLIK; the protein is encoded by the coding sequence ATGGAAAAAATTAAACAGGTTGAATTAAAGCATTTTTCAAGTAAATACACGAAAGAACTAAATGATTTCGTACTGACAGAAGAACAAAAAGAGTTTTCTTCACTTCCAAGTAAATTTGAAGAAATTAATGAAGGACAGTATCGGGTAGTAATTTTAAGTGACAATACACCAGTTGGTTTCTTTCTTCTAAATGCAAACGAACGAGTAAAGAAATATTCAAGTAATGTGAATGCTTTGTTACTAACTGCGCTATCCATTAATCATAGTGAGCAAGGAAAAGGGTATGCAAAACAAGGAATGACATTACTTGTTGAGTTTGTAAAAGCAGAATTCCCGAATTGCGATGAAATCGTTTTAGTGGTAGACGAAGATAATGTACCTGCGCAGAAACTATATTTAAAAGTCGGATTTGAAGATACGAATAAGCGGCTAACAGGACGTATTGGGGAAGAAATCATCATGAGCCAATTAATAAAATAA
- a CDS encoding YjcZ family sporulation protein, with the protein MGYQGNVGNYNNSCYYGGNEGGGYGSTFVLIVVLFILLIIVGATFVY; encoded by the coding sequence ATGGGATACCAAGGAAATGTTGGAAACTACAACAACAGTTGTTATTATGGAGGCAATGAAGGCGGAGGTTATGGTTCTACATTTGTTTTAATCGTCGTTTTATTTATTCTATTAATCATTGTTGGAGCTACTTTTGTGTATTAA
- a CDS encoding YjcZ family sporulation protein, which translates to MSQEYYGGSGNGYGSGSSFALIVVLFILLIIVGATFISY; encoded by the coding sequence ATGTCTCAAGAATATTATGGTGGTAGTGGTAATGGTTATGGATCAGGTTCATCATTTGCGTTAATTGTTGTACTATTTATCCTTTTAATTATTGTTGGTGCTACATTCATCTCATATTAA
- a CDS encoding translation initiation factor 2, whose amino-acid sequence MSKNKDITDLFSNNEIDAAKLAVLAGIFSTLGDGLATISAIMALEGAQESNNNNSNNNNNNNDGNSNKIDELEKQVQYLTKELNKLKNSRK is encoded by the coding sequence TTGAGTAAAAATAAAGATATTACTGATCTTTTCTCAAACAATGAAATTGATGCTGCTAAGCTGGCAGTACTTGCTGGAATTTTTTCTACATTAGGTGATGGGCTAGCTACAATATCAGCAATTATGGCATTAGAGGGCGCGCAAGAATCAAATAATAATAATAGCAACAACAACAATAACAATAATGATGGCAATTCAAACAAAATAGATGAATTAGAAAAGCAAGTTCAATATTTAACAAAAGAACTAAATAAACTAAAAAACTCTAGAAAGTAA
- a CDS encoding lysozyme, with protein sequence MEISNNALTLIAKWEGFRADAYVGSDNVWTIGYGTTKWPSGKLVEKGQTISREEAWELLRKQAQEHANTIEYYVNVPLNQNQYDALASFQYNLGRYILRNSMLLEYLNNRQWEQVTKEMLLYIYARGKKLQGLVNRRMDEIALFLKPIATVDVSKKIEYVEIDREPKKFRIQSGKYSSQEAMVVAMNEAIKQKYLSYVEQVKDSSNVNGWRFISGWYNTQEEAKIIAERAIIAGKLNYATIRGTAQ encoded by the coding sequence ATGGAGATTTCAAATAATGCACTAACGCTCATTGCAAAATGGGAAGGGTTTCGCGCCGATGCATATGTAGGTTCAGATAATGTTTGGACAATTGGTTATGGTACAACAAAATGGCCAAGTGGAAAATTAGTAGAAAAGGGACAGACGATTTCCAGAGAAGAAGCGTGGGAATTACTGAGAAAGCAAGCACAAGAACATGCAAATACAATAGAATACTATGTTAATGTTCCTCTTAACCAAAATCAGTATGATGCCCTTGCAAGTTTCCAATATAATTTAGGACGCTACATTCTAAGAAACAGTATGCTATTAGAATACTTGAATAATAGGCAATGGGAACAAGTAACCAAAGAGATGTTGTTATACATCTACGCAAGAGGGAAAAAGCTTCAAGGGCTTGTTAACCGTCGTATGGACGAAATAGCACTTTTTTTAAAGCCTATAGCGACAGTTGATGTAAGTAAAAAAATCGAATATGTCGAAATTGATAGGGAGCCAAAAAAATTTCGTATTCAAAGTGGGAAATACAGTAGTCAAGAAGCAATGGTTGTGGCAATGAATGAGGCAATAAAACAGAAATATTTATCGTACGTAGAACAAGTGAAAGATAGTTCAAATGTAAATGGTTGGCGGTTTATTAGCGGTTGGTATAACACACAAGAAGAAGCAAAAATAATTGCTGAAAGGGCTATTATAGCAGGTAAATTAAACTACGCAACGATTCGTGGTACCGCGCAATAG
- a CDS encoding LysR family transcriptional regulator, with amino-acid sequence MFQSLKTFVKVYELKNFTKAAEELYLSQPTISTQILNLEKKLDVTLFTRKGRHEIIPTRDADFLYRRAQSILDNWEDTIETLNNKEKEIVRTKCRIACSNTCGIYFLPNIMKSLLENFPDIDFSLQLMNSEEVVKRLKQNEADLGFIEKIVDTGSLKRSLLNIDQLVLAGNPESSYWLNREEDSGTQFYSDMYVKENNLKPIHIYLNNNEMIAALLKEGIGQTVISQKVVPEGVNWQPLSPKYTRNFYFLAKETQLKERINELEKFIKDRGA; translated from the coding sequence ATGTTTCAAAGTTTAAAAACATTTGTGAAAGTATATGAATTGAAAAACTTTACAAAGGCAGCGGAAGAATTATATTTATCACAACCAACAATATCTACTCAAATACTTAATTTAGAGAAAAAGTTAGATGTAACTCTCTTTACTAGAAAAGGGCGACACGAAATTATTCCAACGAGGGATGCTGATTTTCTTTATAGACGAGCGCAAAGTATTCTAGATAACTGGGAAGATACGATAGAAACACTTAATAACAAAGAAAAAGAAATCGTCCGAACAAAATGCCGTATTGCCTGTTCAAATACGTGTGGTATTTACTTTCTTCCAAATATAATGAAGTCTCTTTTAGAGAACTTTCCAGATATAGATTTTTCCTTACAATTGATGAATTCAGAAGAAGTAGTGAAGCGATTAAAACAAAACGAAGCGGACTTAGGGTTTATCGAAAAAATAGTGGATACAGGTAGCTTGAAACGAAGCCTATTAAATATAGATCAACTTGTGTTAGCTGGTAATCCTGAATCTAGTTACTGGTTAAACCGTGAAGAGGATTCGGGGACACAATTTTATTCGGATATGTATGTAAAAGAAAATAATTTGAAACCGATACATATTTATCTTAATAACAATGAGATGATAGCGGCGCTGTTAAAGGAGGGAATTGGGCAAACCGTTATTTCACAAAAAGTTGTACCAGAAGGCGTTAATTGGCAACCACTATCCCCAAAATATACTCGAAATTTTTATTTTTTGGCGAAAGAAACTCAATTAAAAGAAAGAATCAACGAGTTAGAAAAGTTTATTAAGGATAGGGGTGCCTGA
- a CDS encoding TDT family transporter → MKSFLKNIPIPICGLILALVSLGNLIKTDGMPRFGILVGLIGMALMCLVIFKLIFTFKHTLSVLKNPIVASVAPTFTMGLMIICTYFLEVDWLTPYLSYIWLSIVIVHFMLMAYFTYFFLITQSVKIHHVYPSWFITYVGIGVITVTSCNFYPAFGRWIFWIALSLYLVLLPIILHRVFTIKNMEDSTLPLITIIAAPGSLCLTGYLNAFDNKNILIVTLLFGLSQGLYFLILTQLPKLLAIDFYPSYAGFTFPLVISATAITAATNFYNQLGFTSVLFHWVSILESIIAFIIVFYVLYKYVIFLTKQYIDTRTNPI, encoded by the coding sequence ATGAAAAGCTTTCTTAAAAACATTCCGATACCTATTTGTGGCTTAATTTTAGCACTCGTTTCTTTAGGAAATCTTATAAAAACTGATGGCATGCCGAGATTTGGTATTTTAGTAGGCCTTATAGGAATGGCGCTAATGTGCTTAGTGATATTTAAACTGATCTTCACATTTAAACATACACTTTCTGTTTTAAAAAATCCGATTGTAGCTTCAGTAGCTCCTACTTTTACAATGGGATTAATGATTATTTGTACTTATTTTCTTGAAGTTGATTGGCTTACACCTTATTTGTCATATATATGGCTAAGTATTGTTATCGTACATTTTATGTTAATGGCTTATTTCACATATTTTTTCTTAATAACACAATCAGTAAAAATCCATCACGTCTATCCTAGCTGGTTTATCACTTATGTAGGGATTGGTGTTATTACGGTCACATCATGTAATTTTTATCCTGCATTTGGTCGTTGGATTTTCTGGATTGCATTATCTTTATATTTAGTGTTATTACCGATTATTTTGCATCGTGTCTTTACTATAAAAAATATGGAGGATTCTACACTTCCTCTCATTACAATTATTGCGGCGCCTGGATCTCTTTGTTTAACAGGCTATTTAAATGCCTTTGATAATAAAAATATCCTGATTGTCACATTGCTATTTGGTTTATCCCAAGGCCTATATTTTCTTATTTTGACACAGCTTCCTAAATTACTAGCAATTGATTTTTACCCAAGCTATGCAGGATTTACGTTTCCTTTAGTCATTTCAGCAACTGCCATCACTGCAGCTACCAATTTTTATAACCAACTAGGATTTACTTCAGTACTGTTCCATTGGGTTTCCATTCTTGAATCGATTATCGCGTTTATTATAGTCTTTTATGTTTTATATAAATATGTAATTTTTCTTACAAAACAATATATTGATACTAGAACAAATCCGATTTAA
- a CDS encoding ABC transporter ATP-binding protein, which produces MTILEIHNLYKKIKGRELLKNITLVIDKPGIYGIVGRNGSGKSLLFKMIAGLFVPSSGTVSVFGDIIGKGNFPKSFGALLDTPGFLTHYSGFQNLKILASIQNKINDKDIENVLTLVGLDFNDKGPVRKYSLGMRQRLGIAQAIMEKPKLLLLDEPMNGLDESGVSEMREMILNFKKQEITILLASHNPEDIALLCDEVYKMDAGELALHTINTNRTTQLI; this is translated from the coding sequence ATGACAATACTCGAAATACACAATTTGTATAAAAAGATAAAGGGCCGTGAGCTGCTGAAAAATATAACATTAGTCATTGATAAACCTGGAATTTATGGGATTGTCGGTAGAAACGGTTCAGGCAAAAGTCTATTATTTAAGATGATTGCAGGACTTTTTGTTCCGAGTAGTGGCACTGTAAGTGTGTTTGGTGACATTATCGGGAAAGGTAATTTTCCGAAATCCTTTGGTGCACTGTTAGATACGCCAGGATTTCTGACCCATTATTCAGGTTTTCAAAACTTAAAAATACTCGCCTCGATACAAAACAAAATTAATGATAAGGATATTGAGAATGTACTGACACTGGTTGGACTTGATTTTAATGATAAAGGACCAGTTCGTAAATATTCTTTGGGCATGAGGCAAAGATTAGGGATTGCACAAGCGATTATGGAGAAACCAAAATTACTATTATTGGATGAACCGATGAATGGGCTGGATGAATCAGGTGTATCGGAAATGCGAGAGATGATTCTTAACTTTAAAAAGCAGGAAATAACCATTCTTTTAGCGAGCCATAATCCTGAAGATATTGCTTTACTTTGCGATGAGGTTTACAAAATGGATGCAGGGGAGTTAGCTCTTCATACTATTAATACAAATAGAACGACACAGCTTATTTAA